A single region of the Lates calcarifer isolate ASB-BC8 linkage group LG16_LG22, TLL_Latcal_v3, whole genome shotgun sequence genome encodes:
- the ret gene encoding proto-oncogene tyrosine-protein kinase receptor Ret — protein sequence MGLSCGFSRGNIAVVLLLLLEGVTGLYFPQNEYTETVYVGQPAGAQILQVHAMLDLDSERPHFYLCWSSLRLYSSWFHLDVHTGILSLNKTLEESDFISTNQHSWSVKKLTLHAMVSPDFIKRSHCINRNALRITLDFVNASLPQCARTDMKELCFPHRDTSNPHIKENRFPGAIRQLRRLTRVNVCPNYTISYSVESESPAPFAVNENTTELVVTAPLDREESECYRLLLVCTVRTDSVITKVETSLDVFVNDEDDNAPYVNGTDMADIVISFNRTKGGSFGTLLVFDRDLTPLYQIDKSHNKYVGTLLSSDPWINKTFDIKGTFREKKTAPGGIRETVHEYQLVLKRSLYVNETRTLQLDYLVNDTTYPGLEGTVLLHFNVTVLPVHVRFANITQMFTVTRRASVYAQVGRVCVENCQQFDGFSITYRLEVPDKNASADLHSCYSAVSITQAPDAMWGLLYVNDSEALRRPECQDLQYVVVAQEEHTQQETSMQIHIILDEANKASQESQQFLSCAENRRRGDCESVRGLGATTGRCQWRQGTEKGISESYSTCSPDLRTCPDSFCDAVESKDASICPQDCTKEPVIGGHERGLGNGIKAGYGTCYCYSEKCFCEKEDVEEVICDDMCKTIIATSLLLSFVVSILLSSYFIHRYHKNSPKPPIASAEMTFRRPAQAYPISFPANNVRRGSQESIETDTFKIPEDPKWEFPRKNLVLGKTLGEGEFGKVVKATAFRLKGKAGYTTVAVKMLKENASHSELRDLLSEFTLLKQVNHPHVIKMYGACSQDGPLYLIVEYAKYGSLRNFLRESRKVGPSYMGRDTNRNSSYLENPDDRALTMGDLISFAWQISRGMQYLAEMKLVHRDLAARNVLVAEGRKMKISDFGLSRDVYEEDSYVKRSKGRIPVKWMAIESLFDHIYTTQSDVWSFGVLLWEIVTLGGNPYPGIAPERLFNLLKTGYRMERPENCSEEMYNLMLRCWKQEADKRPTFSDISKELEKMMVKSRDYLDLAASTPADALLYDDALSEEDTPLVDCNNAPLPRTLPSTWIENKLYGMSYPNWPEKSPVPLNRHDATNPVFTRYANDSVYANWMALPSPAKAVDKLDS from the exons ATGGGGTTAAGTTGTGGTTTCTCTCGGGGAAACATcgctgtggtgctgctgctgcttctggaAG gagtGACGGGGCTGTACTTCCCCCAGAATGAGTACACGGAGACGGTGTATGTCGGCCAGCCCGCGGGCGCCCAGATCCTCCAGGTCCACGCCATGCTGGATCTGGACTCCGAGCGGCCGCACTTCTACCTGTGCTGGAGCTCcctcagactctacagctcctGGTTCCACCTGGACGTCCACACGGGGATACTGTCCCTGAACAAAACCCTGGAGGAAAGCGACTTCATCTCCACAA ATCAGCACTCGTGGTCCGTGAAGAAGTTGACCCTGCACGCCATGGTGTCACCCGACTTCATCAAGAGGTCCCACTGCATCAACAGAAACGCCCTGCGCATCACCCTGGACTTTGTCAACGCCTCGCTGCCGCAGTGCGCTCGGACAGACATGAAGGAGCTTTGCTTCCCGCACAGAGACACGTCCAACCCCCACATCAAGGAGAACAGGTTTCCCGGGGCCATTCGGCAACTCAGACGCCTCACCAGAGTCAACGTCTGCCCCAACTACACCATCTCCTACAGCGTGGAGTCAG AATCCCCCGCACCCTTCGCCGTCAACGAGAACACCACGGAGCTGGTGGTCACCGCCCCGCTGGACCGCGAGGAGAGCGAGTGCTACCGACTCCTGCTGGTCTGCACGGTGCGAACGGACTCGGTCATCACCAAGGTGGAGACCTCGCTGGACGTTTTCGTCAATGATGAGGACGATAACGCCCCGTACGTGAACGGGACAGACATGGCGGACATCGTCATCAGCTTCAATCGAACGAAg gGCGGCTCTTTTGGAACCTTGCTCGTCTTTGACAGGGATTTAACCCCCCTCTATCAGATAGACAAGAGTCACAATAAATATGTGGGAACCTTGCTCAGCAGTGATCCatggataaataaaacatttgacattAAAGGCACCTTCAGGGAAAAGAAAACTGCACCTGGAGGCATTCGAGAGACTGTCCACGAATACC AGCTCGTCTTGAAGAGGAGCTTGTACGTGAATGAGACTCGCACCTTGCAGCTGGACTACCTGGTCAACGACACAACCTATCCCGGATTGGAGGGAACGGTGTTGCTGCACTTCAACGTCACCGTCTTACCGGTTCACGTCCGCTTCGCAAACATCACGCAGATGTTCACGGTGACACGCAGAGCCTCCGTTTACGCACAG gtcGGCAGAGTCTGCGTGGAGAACTGCCAGCAGTTTGACGGCTTCAGCATCACGTACCGGCTCGAGGTGCCGGATAAGAACGCGTCCGCCGACTTGCACTCCTGCTACTCGGCCGTAAGCATCACCCAGGCCCCCGACGCCATGTGGGGGCTGCTCTACGTGAACGACTCGGAGGCCTTGCGCAGGCCCGAGTGCCAGGACCTGCAGTATGTCGTCGTAGCCCAGGAGGAGCACACGCAGCAGGAGACCAGCATGCAGATCCACATCATACTAGATGAAG CAAACAAGGCCAGCCAGGAGAGCCAGCAGTTCCTGTCCTGTGCCGAGAACAGACGGCGAGGAGACTGTGAGTCTGTCCGAGGCCTGGGGGCGACGACGGGGAGATGCCAGTGGAGGCAGGGCACAGAGAAAG GAATATCTGAGAGTTACTCGACCTGCTCCCCTGACCTGCGGACATGCCCTGATAGCTTCTGTGACGCGGTGGAGAGCAAAGACGCATCAATATGCCCGCAAGACTGCACGA AGGAACCTGTTATCGGAGGTCACGAGCGAGGCTTGGGGAACGGGATCAAGGCCGGCTATGGCACCTGCTACTGCTACTCTGAGAAATGCTTCTGTGAGAAGGAAGACGTAGAGG AGGTGATATGTGACGACATGTGTAAGACCATCATCGCCACGTCGCTGCTCCTCTCCTTCGTCGTCTCCATCCTCCTGTCCTCGTACTTCATCCACCGGTACCACAAGAACTCGCCCAAGCCTCCCATCGCCTCGGCGGAGATGACCTTCCGTCGGCCGGCTCAGGCCTATCCCATCAGCTTCCCCGCGAACAACGTACGCCGAGGCTCGCAGGAATCCATCGAGACTGACACCTTTAAAATACCT GAGGATCCAAAGTGGGAGTTTCCTCGTAAAAACCTGGTACTTGGCAAGACTTTGGGAGAAGGAGAGTTTGGGAAAGTTGTCAAGGCGACCGCTTTCAGGCTAAAAGGAAAAGCAGGTTACACCACTGTGGCTGTGAAAATGCTTAAAG AAAACGCCTCGCACAGTGAGCTGCGTGACCTGCTGTCAGAATTCACTTTACTGAAGCAAGTCAACCATCCGCACGTCATAAAGATGTATGGAGCGTGCAGCCAGGACG GCCCATTGTATCTGATCGTGGAGTACGCCAAGTACGGCTCGCTCCGCAACTTCCTGCGCGAGAGTCGGAAAGTTGGCCCGAGCTACATGGGCAGGGACACCAACCGAAACTCCAGCTACCTGGAGAACCCAGACGACAGGGCGCTCACCATGGGAGACCTGATCTCCTTTGCGTGGCAGATCTCCAGAGGCATGCAGTACCTGGCTGAAATGAAG CTTGTTCACAGGGACCTCGCGGCACGAAACGTCCTCGTAGCCGAAGGAAGGAAGATGAAGATCTCCGACTTTGGCCTTTCCAGAGATGTGTATGAAGAGGACTCGTACGTGAAGAGGAGCAAG gGTCGTATACCTGTTAAATGGATGGCAATAGAGTCGTTGTTTGATCACATTTACACGACGCAAAGTGACGT CTGGTCCTTCGGGGTGCTGCTGTGGGAGATAGTGACACTGGGAGGAAATCCGTACCCAGGTATCGCCCCTGAACGCCTCTTTAACCTCCTCAAGACCGGCTACAGGATGGAGAGACCGGAGAACTGCTCGGAGGAAAT GTATAACCTCATGCTTCGATGCTGGAAACAAGAAGCAGACAAGAGGCCGACGTTCTCAGACATCAGCAAAGAACTGGAAAAGATGATGGTGAAAAGTCGG GATTACCTGGACCTCGCGGCGTCCACGCCGGCCGACGCCCTCCTGTACGACGACGCCCTCTCTGAAGAGGACACACCACTAGTGGACTGTAATAACGCCCCTCTCCCTCGAACCCTCCCCTCCACATGGATTGAAAACAAGCTCTATG